A genomic stretch from Vibrio neptunius includes:
- a CDS encoding MetQ/NlpA family lipoprotein codes for MKFGLKGLLAIAAVASSLVLSGCGEKQAADTSKIKVGVMAGAEAQVAEVAAKVAKEKYGLDVELVTFTDYVTPNAALDDGSIDINAFQHKPYLDQQVNDRGYKLAIAGNTFVYPIAGYSKQVKSVDEIQEGARIAVPNDPTNLGRSLLLLEQQGLLKLRDGVGLLATVRDIAENPKNITIVELDAAQLPRSLDDVALSIINTTYASSINLTPQKDGVFVENKESPYVNIIVAREDNVKAENVQNFIKSYQTEEVYTAASDIFKGGVVKGW; via the coding sequence ATGAAATTTGGATTAAAAGGTTTACTCGCCATTGCAGCAGTCGCTTCGTCACTTGTGCTATCCGGATGTGGTGAAAAGCAAGCAGCAGACACCAGCAAGATTAAAGTCGGTGTTATGGCGGGCGCTGAAGCTCAGGTAGCAGAAGTCGCCGCTAAAGTTGCTAAAGAAAAATACGGCTTGGATGTAGAGCTTGTTACTTTTACAGATTACGTGACGCCAAACGCAGCGTTGGATGATGGCTCTATCGACATCAACGCATTCCAGCACAAACCATATCTAGATCAACAAGTGAATGACCGTGGTTACAAACTAGCAATCGCTGGCAATACATTTGTTTACCCCATTGCTGGTTACTCTAAACAAGTGAAATCGGTTGATGAGATTCAGGAGGGTGCCCGTATCGCAGTACCAAACGACCCAACCAACTTAGGGCGTTCTCTACTGCTTCTTGAACAACAAGGACTGCTTAAACTACGTGATGGTGTTGGTCTACTAGCAACCGTACGTGATATTGCTGAAAACCCAAAAAACATCACTATTGTTGAACTAGATGCCGCTCAGCTTCCACGCTCTCTTGACGATGTAGCCCTGTCTATCATCAACACAACTTACGCAAGCTCAATTAACCTGACACCACAAAAAGATGGTGTATTTGTTGAAAACAAAGAATCTCCATACGTAAACATCATTGTGGCGCGAGAAGACAACGTCAAGGCTGAAAACGTGCAGAACTTCATCAAGTCTTACCAAACAGAGGAAGTGTACACGGCTGCTTCAGACATCTTTAAAGGTGGCGTAGTTAAAGGTTGGTAA
- a CDS encoding ABC transporter permease, with amino-acid sequence MSFNTISEWLSLNSSLLIGATWETLYMVSVAGIVGFAVGIPLGVILHTTKKGGLLENTKLNSILGAIVNVGRSVPFLVLMVAIIPVTKVLVGTFIGTTAAIVPLTIGAIPFVARLIEGALLEVPTGLVEAAQSMGATPIQIINKVLLPEAMPTIVNSITITLVTLVSYSAMAGTVGGGGLGDVAIRYGFHRYDVVIMAVTVVMLIVLVQIIQSIGDAIVRRVDHR; translated from the coding sequence ATGTCCTTTAACACAATTTCAGAGTGGCTAAGCCTTAACAGTAGCCTTTTAATTGGTGCGACTTGGGAAACCCTCTACATGGTCTCAGTCGCAGGTATCGTTGGCTTTGCCGTTGGTATTCCATTAGGTGTTATCCTTCATACCACCAAAAAAGGCGGCCTACTTGAGAACACCAAACTCAATAGCATTCTCGGTGCTATCGTCAACGTCGGTCGCTCGGTGCCGTTTCTAGTTTTAATGGTCGCCATCATCCCAGTCACTAAAGTTCTCGTCGGCACGTTTATCGGCACCACGGCGGCTATCGTACCACTGACTATCGGCGCCATCCCATTTGTTGCTCGCCTTATTGAAGGGGCACTACTTGAAGTACCAACAGGCTTAGTGGAAGCAGCTCAATCAATGGGGGCAACTCCGATACAAATCATCAACAAGGTACTGCTTCCTGAGGCAATGCCAACCATAGTGAACTCAATCACCATCACATTGGTCACCCTAGTGAGCTATTCCGCTATGGCCGGAACAGTAGGGGGTGGCGGATTAGGTGATGTCGCGATTCGCTACGGCTTCCATCGCTATGATGTGGTCATCATGGCTGTAACCGTGGTAATGCTCATCGTCTTGGTGCAAATCATTCAGTCTATCGGCGATGCAATTGTTCGCCGCGTCGATCACAGATAA
- the metN gene encoding methionine ABC transporter ATP-binding protein MetN: MIEINQVNKVFLQGNNEIHALKDINLHISQGTIFGVIGSSGAGKSTLIRCVNMLEAPTSGSIIVDGIDLTKQSKSELSETRRNIGMIFQHFNLLSSRTVFDNVALPLELAGKDKAHISAKVTELLKLVGLSDKHESYPSNLSGGQKQRVAIARALASDPKVLLCDEATSALDPATTQSILELLKEINRKLNITMLLITHEMDVVKSICHEVAIIGGGELVEKGTVGEIFAHPKTELAHEFIRSTLDLSIPDDYQTRLQTTRVEGSYPLVRLEFTGATVDAPLVSQIARQFNIDVSILSSDLDYAGGVKFGMMVAELFGNEQDDNAAIEFLREHNVKVEVLGYVL; this comes from the coding sequence ATGATAGAAATTAATCAAGTAAACAAAGTGTTTCTTCAAGGAAATAATGAAATACATGCCTTGAAGGACATCAACCTTCATATCTCACAGGGAACAATCTTCGGTGTAATTGGCTCATCAGGAGCAGGGAAAAGTACGCTTATTCGATGTGTCAATATGCTGGAAGCGCCAACGTCAGGCTCCATCATTGTCGACGGTATTGATCTTACCAAGCAGTCAAAATCAGAACTGAGCGAAACACGCCGTAACATCGGTATGATCTTCCAACATTTTAACCTACTGTCATCTCGTACCGTATTTGACAACGTTGCCCTGCCACTTGAGTTAGCGGGCAAAGATAAGGCGCATATTAGCGCTAAAGTGACTGAGCTGCTCAAACTGGTAGGCCTCTCTGATAAACATGAAAGCTACCCATCGAACTTGAGCGGTGGTCAAAAGCAGCGCGTCGCTATTGCACGTGCCCTAGCTTCCGATCCCAAAGTGTTGCTGTGTGACGAAGCAACGAGTGCATTGGATCCTGCAACAACACAATCGATACTTGAGTTGCTCAAAGAGATCAACCGTAAACTGAATATCACTATGTTGCTCATCACCCACGAAATGGACGTGGTGAAAAGTATCTGTCATGAAGTGGCAATCATTGGTGGCGGGGAATTGGTTGAGAAAGGTACGGTTGGTGAAATTTTCGCCCATCCTAAAACTGAACTGGCGCATGAATTTATCCGTTCTACGCTTGATCTGTCTATTCCGGATGATTATCAGACACGCCTGCAAACGACCCGCGTTGAAGGCAGTTATCCATTGGTGAGACTCGAATTTACCGGAGCTACTGTAGATGCACCGCTCGTCAGTCAGATTGCTCGTCAATTCAATATCGATGTCAGCATTCTGAGTTCTGATCTTGATTACGCTGGTGGTGTCAAATTCGGCATGATGGTCGCAGAGCTGTTTGGTAACGAGCAAGATGACAATGCGGCGATTGAATTCCTCCGTGAACACAATGTAAAAGTAGAGGTACTGGGTTATGTCCTTTAA
- the gmhB gene encoding D-glycero-beta-D-manno-heptose 1,7-bisphosphate 7-phosphatase, translating to MAKPAVFLDRDGVINVDHGYVHDEHDFEFIDGVFEATKKLKEMGYMLVLVTNQSGIARGKFSEDRFLSLTQWMDWNFVDHDVEFDGFYYCPHHAEHGQGKYKEDCNCRKPKPGMFISARDFLKIDMANSVMVGDKAEDMLAAEAAEVGTRILVRTGKPVTEKGEAIASVVLDSIKEVPAYLAK from the coding sequence TTGGCGAAACCAGCAGTCTTTTTGGATCGTGATGGTGTAATTAACGTTGACCACGGATATGTTCATGACGAGCACGACTTTGAATTTATTGATGGCGTGTTTGAAGCGACGAAAAAGCTCAAAGAGATGGGCTACATGCTTGTATTGGTGACTAACCAGTCGGGTATTGCTCGTGGTAAATTCAGTGAAGACCGTTTCCTATCACTCACGCAGTGGATGGATTGGAATTTTGTTGATCATGATGTTGAGTTTGATGGCTTCTACTATTGCCCACATCATGCCGAACATGGTCAGGGTAAGTACAAAGAAGATTGTAATTGCCGCAAACCTAAGCCTGGCATGTTCATTTCTGCGCGTGACTTCCTCAAAATCGATATGGCGAATTCTGTTATGGTCGGTGATAAAGCTGAAGATATGCTGGCAGCAGAAGCCGCTGAAGTGGGTACGCGTATTTTAGTACGTACTGGTAAGCCTGTTACGGAAAAAGGTGAGGCGATTGCCTCTGTTGTACTGGACAGTATCAAAGAAGTCCCTGCCTATTTAGCTAAGTAA
- a CDS encoding MliC family protein, whose protein sequence is MKALLGLLAGVTLFGCSYSAIERKADEKQPFVTYQCASNKQFEVAYLIKEQEAILRLPKHDYRLAQVPSGSGAKYILDNGTKPILNPVTLHTKGDDARLELGRVVYKNCKTQ, encoded by the coding sequence ATGAAAGCGTTGTTAGGGTTGCTGGCAGGAGTGACATTATTTGGGTGCAGCTACTCGGCGATTGAACGCAAAGCCGATGAAAAGCAACCATTCGTGACCTACCAGTGTGCATCGAACAAACAGTTTGAGGTCGCTTACCTAATTAAAGAACAAGAGGCGATTTTGCGTTTACCTAAACACGACTACCGCCTCGCTCAGGTCCCATCCGGTTCTGGTGCAAAATATATCTTAGATAATGGAACAAAACCGATTCTCAATCCAGTGACGCTACACACCAAAGGTGATGATGCCCGATTAGAATTGGGCAGGGTCGTTTACAAAAACTGTAAAACACAATAG
- the treR gene encoding trehalose operon repressor TreR, with amino-acid sequence MNKKLTILDIAKLSGVGKSTVSRVLTNDPKVKPETRAKVERVIEESGYVPSKSAQAMRGGSQKVVGVIISRLDSPSENKAVSSMLQVLYGNGYDAVIMESQFDRKMTNEHLDVLRRRNVDGVIVFGFSDFDIERLSSWQHRSLVIAMDTDETSSINYDNTGVIRYALEHLQRQSVSEIAFIGVDPSDRTTGKIRLNAYLDWCSEHRLSPNYQTGHLHHESAYRLVDKVLSQTTQAIVCASDTLALGVIKRLQELDREDVMVTGVGGNELLSFLFPRVFSIDPGYAQAGERAAKLLISQLNGESELVHLTQEPILS; translated from the coding sequence ATGAATAAAAAACTGACCATTCTTGATATTGCTAAACTTTCTGGCGTTGGTAAATCTACGGTTTCCCGTGTGTTGACGAATGACCCTAAAGTCAAACCCGAGACTCGCGCCAAGGTTGAGCGTGTGATTGAAGAGTCTGGCTACGTTCCGTCTAAGTCGGCGCAAGCGATGCGCGGAGGCAGTCAGAAAGTGGTTGGTGTCATCATCTCGCGTCTTGATTCGCCTTCGGAAAACAAAGCCGTTAGCAGCATGCTTCAAGTTCTTTACGGTAACGGCTATGACGCGGTGATCATGGAAAGCCAATTTGACCGCAAGATGACCAATGAACACCTCGACGTTTTGCGCAGGCGTAATGTTGACGGCGTGATTGTGTTTGGCTTTAGTGATTTTGACATCGAGCGTCTTTCTAGCTGGCAGCATCGTTCGCTGGTGATTGCCATGGATACTGATGAAACGTCATCGATCAACTACGATAATACAGGTGTTATTCGTTATGCGCTGGAACACCTTCAGCGCCAATCGGTGAGCGAGATTGCTTTTATTGGTGTTGATCCTTCAGACCGAACTACTGGGAAGATTCGTCTCAATGCTTACTTAGATTGGTGTTCAGAGCATCGATTATCTCCCAACTATCAAACAGGCCATCTGCATCACGAAAGCGCTTATCGTTTGGTGGATAAAGTGTTGAGTCAAACCACACAGGCGATTGTATGCGCCAGTGATACTTTGGCATTGGGTGTGATTAAACGTCTTCAAGAGTTGGACAGAGAAGATGTGATGGTCACAGGTGTTGGTGGCAATGAACTGTTGTCTTTTCTATTTCCGAGAGTATTCAGTATCGATCCGGGTTATGCTCAGGCTGGAGAAAGGGCGGCCAAGCTTCTGATTTCTCAGCTCAATGGAGAATCTGAACTCGTACACCTCACTCAGGAACCAATTTTGAGTTAA
- the treB gene encoding PTS trehalose transporter subunit IIBC, giving the protein MSKIAKQEVERLIELVGGRENIASVSHCLTRLRFVLNDTSKADTNALEALSLVKGCFTNAGQFQVVVGTEVDEVYKVLIELSGKSEASKDESKQAARQNMNILERGISHLAEIFVPLLPAIITGGLILGFRNVIGDIKMFDGQSLTEISQFWATVHSFLWLIGEAIFFFLPVGVCWSTVKKLGGTPILGITLGVTLVSPQLMNAYLIGKQVPEVWDFGLFAIEKVGYQAQVIPAMLAGIALAFIETNLKRIVPSYLYLVVVPFVSIIVSVVLAHSLIGPFGRVLGDGVAFAAKAAMTGDFAVIGSMVFGFLYAPLVITGIHHTTNAVDLQLMQDLGGTPIWPLIALSNIAQASAVVGIIIISKKHGERDISVPAAISAYLGVTEPAMYGINLKYKFPMLSAMIGSAIAAAICGSAGVMANGIGVGGLPGILSIQPQFWGIYAIAMLVAIAIPAVLTLFFYKRAQMKGELEPASA; this is encoded by the coding sequence ATGAGTAAGATTGCGAAACAAGAAGTTGAGCGTCTGATAGAACTGGTTGGCGGTCGCGAAAACATCGCCAGTGTCAGCCACTGTCTGACGCGCCTCCGCTTCGTGTTAAATGACACAAGTAAAGCCGACACAAATGCACTGGAAGCACTGTCGCTGGTGAAGGGCTGTTTCACTAATGCGGGTCAATTTCAAGTTGTTGTCGGTACTGAAGTTGATGAAGTGTACAAGGTCCTGATTGAACTGTCGGGTAAGTCTGAAGCATCGAAAGATGAATCCAAACAGGCTGCACGTCAGAACATGAACATTTTGGAACGTGGTATCTCCCATCTTGCTGAGATCTTTGTACCACTGTTACCTGCAATTATTACCGGTGGTCTGATCTTGGGCTTCCGTAATGTGATTGGCGACATCAAGATGTTTGATGGTCAATCATTGACAGAAATTAGCCAATTCTGGGCGACTGTCCATAGCTTTCTATGGCTAATTGGTGAAGCCATTTTCTTCTTCTTGCCTGTTGGCGTGTGTTGGTCAACAGTGAAGAAACTCGGTGGTACACCGATCCTCGGCATTACGCTTGGTGTCACTTTGGTCTCTCCTCAACTGATGAATGCTTATCTGATAGGTAAGCAAGTGCCAGAAGTATGGGATTTTGGCTTATTTGCTATCGAGAAGGTGGGTTATCAGGCTCAGGTTATTCCAGCCATGTTAGCAGGTATCGCGTTGGCGTTTATCGAAACGAACCTTAAGCGTATTGTTCCTTCTTACCTATATCTGGTTGTCGTTCCTTTCGTCTCTATCATCGTCTCTGTGGTATTAGCGCATTCTCTGATTGGCCCGTTCGGTCGCGTACTGGGTGATGGCGTGGCATTCGCCGCAAAAGCAGCAATGACGGGTGATTTCGCAGTGATTGGCTCAATGGTGTTTGGCTTCCTATATGCACCTTTGGTGATTACCGGTATTCACCATACAACCAACGCTGTCGATCTGCAGTTGATGCAAGACCTAGGTGGTACTCCAATCTGGCCTTTGATTGCACTGTCTAACATTGCTCAGGCATCAGCGGTTGTCGGTATTATCATCATCAGTAAGAAACACGGCGAACGCGATATCTCAGTACCCGCGGCGATTTCTGCTTATCTAGGTGTCACCGAGCCAGCGATGTACGGTATTAACTTGAAGTACAAGTTCCCAATGCTAAGCGCAATGATTGGTAGTGCAATTGCAGCGGCGATCTGTGGTAGTGCGGGCGTTATGGCGAACGGTATTGGTGTGGGTGGTCTACCCGGTATCTTATCTATCCAACCACAATTCTGGGGCATCTACGCGATTGCAATGCTGGTGGCGATTGCAATACCGGCAGTATTGACCCTGTTCTTCTACAAGCGTGCACAAATGAAAGGTGAGCTAGAGCCTGCAAGCGCTTAA
- the treC gene encoding alpha,alpha-phosphotrehalase has protein sequence MTTITNDANWWKTASIYQIYPKSFCDSGSKGTGDIKGIISKLDYLKLLGIDAIWLTPVYQSPMIDNGYDISDYYAINPQFGSMEDFQCLLSEAHQRGIRIIMDIVVNHTSTEHVWFQSALGDKSSPYRDYYIWKDPVEGDVPNNWQSKFGGSAWEMDEQTGQYFLHLFAKEQADLNWENPTVREEVKKVISFWAEKGVDGFRLDVINLISKQQDFPNDDIGDGRRFYTDGPRVHEYLQEISEAVFQKYGSVTVGEMSSTTLEHCQQYSSLDNKELSMVFNFHHLKVDYPNGEKWTKAPFDFSQLKQIFNHWQTGLNGKGWGALFWCNHDQPRIVSRLGDDQNYRVESAKMLGASVHMMQGTPYIYQGEEIGMTNPGYTSIEQYRDVESTNMYDIMVNQQGVSNEEMIDILAQKSRDNSRTPMQWNDEQYAGFSQVQPWLAVAENYPQVNAAKAVDDSNSVFYFYQKLIQLRKEIEVITTGSYTDLYPEHKAIFGYQRKSENQTLICLNNYYADETECVLPEEFDCDKAQYVLCNYELSSEKVSQHQVLRSYETRIILLNN, from the coding sequence ATGACAACAATCACAAATGATGCGAACTGGTGGAAAACGGCTTCGATATATCAGATTTACCCGAAGAGCTTCTGTGATAGCGGCAGTAAGGGAACAGGGGATATCAAGGGCATCATTTCTAAGCTCGATTACTTAAAATTGCTCGGTATTGATGCTATTTGGCTGACGCCAGTCTATCAGTCTCCGATGATTGATAATGGTTATGACATCTCAGACTACTACGCTATTAACCCTCAGTTTGGCAGCATGGAAGACTTTCAATGTTTGCTTAGTGAAGCGCACCAGCGCGGTATTCGTATCATTATGGACATTGTCGTTAACCATACCTCCACTGAACACGTTTGGTTCCAATCTGCGCTGGGGGATAAGAGCAGCCCATACCGAGATTACTATATTTGGAAAGATCCGGTTGAAGGTGACGTTCCAAACAACTGGCAGTCCAAGTTTGGCGGAAGTGCTTGGGAAATGGATGAGCAAACGGGCCAGTATTTTCTGCACCTCTTTGCCAAAGAGCAAGCGGATCTTAATTGGGAGAACCCGACTGTTCGTGAGGAAGTGAAAAAGGTCATCAGCTTCTGGGCTGAGAAAGGAGTGGATGGCTTCCGTCTTGATGTGATTAACCTAATTTCTAAGCAGCAAGATTTCCCGAATGATGATATTGGTGACGGTCGCCGCTTTTACACAGATGGCCCTCGTGTACATGAATACTTACAGGAAATCAGCGAAGCTGTGTTCCAAAAATATGGCAGCGTTACTGTGGGTGAAATGTCGTCTACCACATTGGAGCATTGCCAGCAGTATTCCTCTCTGGACAACAAAGAACTGTCGATGGTGTTTAACTTCCACCATCTAAAAGTGGATTACCCAAATGGCGAAAAGTGGACCAAAGCGCCTTTTGACTTTTCACAACTCAAGCAGATTTTCAACCATTGGCAAACAGGATTGAACGGCAAAGGTTGGGGAGCACTGTTCTGGTGTAATCATGATCAGCCACGTATTGTTAGCCGCTTAGGCGATGACCAAAACTATCGAGTGGAGTCGGCCAAAATGTTGGGAGCCTCTGTCCATATGATGCAAGGTACACCATACATTTATCAAGGAGAAGAGATTGGGATGACCAACCCCGGCTATACCTCGATAGAGCAATATCGCGATGTGGAAAGTACCAATATGTATGACATCATGGTCAACCAGCAAGGTGTCAGCAACGAAGAAATGATCGATATCCTGGCTCAGAAATCCCGCGATAACTCACGTACGCCAATGCAATGGAATGACGAGCAGTATGCTGGCTTCTCTCAGGTCCAACCTTGGTTGGCGGTGGCAGAAAATTATCCTCAAGTGAACGCAGCTAAAGCCGTTGATGACAGTAACTCGGTTTTTTACTTCTATCAGAAGTTGATTCAATTGCGCAAAGAGATTGAAGTGATTACCACTGGGAGCTACACCGATCTTTACCCAGAACATAAGGCGATATTCGGTTATCAACGTAAATCAGAAAATCAGACCCTAATTTGTTTGAATAACTATTACGCAGACGAAACAGAGTGCGTCTTACCTGAAGAGTTTGATTGCGATAAAGCACAATACGTTTTATGTAACTATGAGCTTTCTAGTGAGAAGGTATCTCAGCATCAAGTACTTCGCTCTTATGAAACACGTATTATTCTTTTAAACAACTAA
- a CDS encoding efflux RND transporter periplasmic adaptor subunit, producing the protein MKNKIILSILSLSILAVAPAVQAKRQGPQTVTVVTEQVQIHQVSQSLSLVGKIEAEQSVVISSEVTGRVDVIAFKANQEVKKDQLLVQLNDDKAKASVAEAKAYLKDEERKLKEFERLVKRNAITQTEIDAQKASVEIAQARLDAANANLNDLNITAPFSGTVGFIDFSLGKLVSAGDELVALDDLSLMQLDLQVPERYLSQISKGMKVTATTAAWNDTVFNGEVVGIDSRINEETLNLRVRIHFDNPKQSLKPGMLVTADMDFPPMEAPIIPVQALEYSGTKRYVYMVGDDNKAVRTEVFLGARIGNQVVIEKGLDIGQKIVVQGIVNMRDGVAVSELGEDGKPLSNEQEGNS; encoded by the coding sequence ATGAAAAATAAAATTATTCTGAGTATTTTGTCGTTGTCTATTCTAGCCGTAGCACCTGCAGTGCAAGCTAAACGGCAAGGTCCACAGACGGTTACCGTGGTGACTGAACAGGTCCAGATTCATCAGGTTTCTCAGTCTTTGTCGTTAGTTGGAAAAATTGAAGCTGAGCAATCTGTGGTTATTTCCTCTGAAGTTACAGGTCGCGTGGATGTTATTGCTTTTAAGGCGAATCAAGAGGTCAAAAAAGATCAGCTGCTCGTTCAGCTTAATGATGACAAAGCCAAAGCCAGTGTAGCTGAAGCAAAAGCCTACCTGAAAGACGAAGAGCGTAAACTCAAAGAGTTTGAACGTTTGGTGAAACGTAATGCGATTACCCAAACCGAGATCGATGCGCAGAAGGCTAGCGTCGAAATAGCTCAGGCTCGCCTTGATGCCGCCAATGCCAACCTCAATGATTTGAATATTACAGCACCTTTCTCTGGCACTGTCGGCTTTATTGATTTCAGCCTAGGTAAGCTGGTGAGTGCTGGCGATGAGCTTGTGGCACTCGATGATTTATCCTTGATGCAACTCGATTTGCAGGTACCTGAACGTTATCTGTCTCAAATTTCTAAAGGTATGAAAGTCACAGCAACGACGGCAGCATGGAATGATACTGTCTTCAATGGCGAAGTTGTTGGTATCGATTCACGAATCAATGAAGAAACTCTTAACTTAAGGGTCCGTATCCATTTTGACAATCCAAAACAAAGCTTGAAACCGGGCATGTTAGTGACTGCAGATATGGATTTTCCTCCAATGGAAGCGCCGATTATTCCTGTTCAAGCTCTCGAATATTCTGGCACCAAACGTTATGTCTATATGGTAGGTGATGACAACAAAGCGGTTCGCACTGAAGTCTTCTTAGGTGCTCGAATCGGCAACCAAGTCGTGATTGAAAAAGGCCTTGATATCGGCCAGAAAATCGTCGTTCAAGGCATTGTGAACATGCGCGATGGTGTCGCCGTGAGCGAATTGGGTGAAGATGGCAAACCACTGAGTAATGAGCAAGAAGGTAACAGCTAA